Proteins encoded in a region of the Oxyura jamaicensis isolate SHBP4307 breed ruddy duck unplaced genomic scaffold, BPBGC_Ojam_1.0 oxyUn_random_OJ70964, whole genome shotgun sequence genome:
- the LOC118159554 gene encoding guanylate-binding protein 1-like: protein MQAECGTWGIQEEAVGFRGVWEGEAGLGAPWCPLGSSPRARLVSELTSFIRIRAGDGGQAGEAEDREFMRFFPDFVWAVRDFTLKLEADGHPITEDEYLERALALKQGYGRQVVEYNTTRQCIRSYFPTRKCFVFPPPVGAEHQGQPEELPEEALQPGFLVQVERFCQHVLASSRPKQLQDGAELSGRTFSTVVQSYLETIGSGHVPCLEGAVAAVAASENAVAVAEALAEYRDGMRKVSLPAEQHQLSEEHNRWLQQALAVFHHRAFRDIDQRHQLKLMENLQAEYGSLLQQNEEASRTRCQELLAKLAQPLDANLAQGAYAQPGGYHAYQADRQHLVDAYREALSKGTKAEEMLDKFLEGRKAEAEAVLKADKALTEVEKHLADQKQQAELLEQAQKAAEERNKQLEVLLADQERSYQESMKMLEAKLQEEALKTQEDIKRAMEAKLQEQERLLKQGFSERAKLLEDELASLRQSLKTQDMVGHICKTLQAALQTACEVVTLINNHKALK, encoded by the exons aTGCAGGCGGAATGCGGAACCTGGGGAATTCAGGAGGAAGCTGTGGGATTTAGGGGGGTTTGGGA GGGGGAGGCCGGGCTTGGGGCCCCGTGGTGTCCGTTGGGTTCCTCACCGCGCGCCAGGCTGGTGTCGGAGCTGACGAGCTTCATCCGGATTCGGGCCGGCGACGGGGGGCAGGCGGGCGAGGCGGAGGACAGGGAGTTCATGCGCTTCTTCCCCGACTTCGTCTGGGCCGTGCGCGACTTCACGCTGAAGCTGGAGGCCGACGGCCACCCCATCACCGAGGACGAGTACCTGGAGCGGGCGCTGGCCCTGAAGCAGG GCTACGGGCGGCAGGTGGTGGAGTACAACACCACGCGGCAGTGCATCCGCAGCTACTTCCCCACGCGCAAGTGCTTCGTCTTCCCGCCGCCCGTGGGCGCGGAGCACCAGGGCCAGCCCGAGGAGCTGCCCGAGGAGGCGCTGCAGCCCGGCTTCCTGGTGCAGGTGGAGCGCTTCTGCCAGCACGTGCTGGCCTCCTCCCGGCCCAAGCAGCTGCAGGACGGCGCGGAGCTCAGCGGCCGCA CGTTCAGCACGGTGGTGCAGAGCTACCTGGAGACCATCGGCAGCGGGCACGTGCCCTGCCTGGAGGGGGCggtggcggcggtggcggcgaGCGAGAACGCGGTGGCGGTGGCGGAGGCGCTGGCCGAGTACCGCGACGGCATGCGGAAGGTGTCGCTGCCGGCCGAGCAGCACCAGCTGTCGGAGGAGCACAAccgctggctgcagcaggcgcTGGCCGTCTTCCACCACCGCGCCTTCCGTGACATCGACCAGCGGCACCAGCTCAAGCTGATG GAGAACCTCCAGGCCGAGTACGGGtcgctgctgcagcagaacGAGGAGGCGTCGCGCACgcgctgccaggagctgctggccaaGCTGGCCCAGCCCCTCGACGCCAACTTGGCCCAGGGTGCCTACGCCCAGCCCGGCGGCTACCACGCTTACCAGGCCGACCGGCAGCACCTGGTGGACGCCTACCGGGAGGCCCTGAGCAAGGGCACCAAG GCCGAGGAGATGCTGGACAAGTTCCTGGAGGGGCGCAAGGCGGAGGCCGAGGCGGTGCTGAAGGCAGACAAGGCGCTGACCGAGGTCGAGAAGCACCTGGCAG ACCAAAAGCAGCAGGCGGAGCTGCTCGAGCAGGCACAGAAGGCGGCGGAGGAGCGCAACAagcagctggaggtgctgctggccGACCAGGAGCGCAGTTACCAGGAGAGCATGAAGATGCTGGAGGccaagctgcaggaggaggcgCTGAAAACGCAGGAGGACATCAAGCGGGCCATGGAGGccaagctgcaggagcaggagcggctgcTGAAGCAGGGCTTCAGCGAGCGGGCCAAGCTGCTGGAGGACGAGCTGGCCAGCCTGCGGCAGTCGCTCAAAACCCAAGACATGGTGGGACACATCTGCAAGACCCTGCAGGCGGCC